A portion of the Hoplias malabaricus isolate fHopMal1 chromosome 1, fHopMal1.hap1, whole genome shotgun sequence genome contains these proteins:
- the LOC136705460 gene encoding uncharacterized protein isoform X1: MCPKDRPSITWNDGELSGSTTLQTRGNKMEARSTLKFTAKASAHGQVITCKTKFKGNIQTERIVLKVKRLMFSRDWTFSMPKTIRGVRGSCVVIPCSFDFRSIMPSNVQVKWYEFSETQYPLVYDQSERNIIPKFRGKTSLAGSANQKNCSLKIQPLELQYNQKRLYPWMDPKSIDSYHRENYYDVTIALEVTDTADKPEVNIIGNEKVGQPITLSCSVIHTCPPAPPILKLSVSSENKRDTHLPLGDGKWKLTKEITWNIREEDVSATCTVSCSSGLSSVTEVRLNPLCSFEKPKISPTQDELMEGIEKIFTCTVHHTCQKKKPILTWNYQSMPTSVATQKISTTWNTVSTLKFKAAKDDHGKMLTCTAQLSEEDSSESVVLKVKRGMSSLDWTYSMPSKIKGLQGSCLIIPCSFTFKTTMPSNVMVKWYEYSTTQYPLVFSEDKNAEVTGKFWRKTELFGSQSEGSCSLNINPLMTEHNRVRLYPWMDPKPVNTFHRENYENWVEVQVTDQADKPKLSITGMPRVGEQITVSCSVLHYCQPSPPTLDMGEGTQHLTTVNSAVQDAWMTTKQHTFKIKEDDQTVTCKAKFPGGKTSEAQISLNAQCVCEDILIEPEVADVTEGIAKNFTCEVFHSCKRDSPTISWNYADMPETVETKEKRGSGWITSSNVLFLASMEDHGKELICTAKFLNEETTMSVVLQVQKYVPKIVDPYENDTMHIYEANVQPRISALTRSCVVIPCTFNTGEHTITRLRGLWYTSTGEYVFHPGKSNVLDNFKGRTKLLGEIDEQNCTLEIDDVKAHDNGPFCFRAEKDNNKYGFNHSCVFIIMKGSPNKPEVSPLPEEMEPGKKFTISCSVTHTCPSHPPTIKWSIPTAREKVSHEESSGGQWKTTSEITFVPTGYEKEDEDLICTATFWKGKQQERAIYLPVTRYEGLRMETIGPYVLAPLFLCLLLCAVAVAGAVIYRKRVRRMPSDGEEPERKRSLWSQISRRTDGTASWITSFKKNAPERPPKPEKRRSIWSRFSRRGPDITEHNAPLRPPKPDKRRSIWSRFSRRGPDLSVGYNAASGAADFSKPYIPSPKRGQKSYGRSADYEADCNLYGNTR; encoded by the exons ggttaatgttCTCCCGTGACTGGACCTTCTCCATGCCTAAGACAATCAGAGGGGTCCGTGGCTCATGTGTGGTCATTCCCTGCAGCTTTGACTTCAGAAGCATCATGCCCAGCAATGTCCAGGTGAAATGGTATGAATTCTCTGAAACACAGTATCCTTTAGTGTACGATCAATCAGAACGGAACATCATCCCCAAGTTCAGAGGGAAGACAAGCTTGGCAGGATCTGCAAATCAGAAAAACTGCAGCTTGAAGATCCAGCCTCTTGAACTGCAGTACAACCAGAAGAGGCTTTACCCCTGGATGGACCCAAAATCAATTGACAGCTATCACAGGGAAAATTACTATGATGTGACTATTGCCCTGGAGGTAACAG ATACTGCTGATAAGCCAGAGGTGAACATTATCGGTAATGAGAAAGTGGGACAGCCAATCACCTTGTCCTGCAGCGTGATACACACCTGTCCTCCGGCACCTCCAATACTAAAGCTGAGTGTCTCTAGTGAAAATAAACGTGATACACACTTACCCCTGGGTGATGGAAAATGGAAGTTAACCAAagaaattacttggaatatcCGGGAAGAAGATGTGTCCGCTACGTGCACTGTTAGTTGTTCAAGTGGACTGAGCTCTGTGACTGAAGTCAGGCTGAATCCCTTAT GTTCTTTTGAGAAACCTAAAATAAGCCCAACACAAGATGAACTCATGGAAGGAATAGAAAAGATCTTTACTTGTACAGTACACCACACGTGTCAAAAAAAGAAACCAATCCTCACCTGGAACTACCAAAGCATGCCAACCTCTGTTGCAACACAAAAGATCTCCACCACCTGGAATACAGTTTCTACATTAAAATTCAAAGCAGCCAAAGATGACCACGGGAAGATGTTGACCTGCACAGCTCAGCTTTCAGAGGAAGATTCTTCAgagtctgtggttttaaaagtGAAGA GAGGAATGTCTTCATTGGACTGGACATACTCAATGCCGAGTAAGATCAAAGGACTTCAGGGCTCCTGCCTGATCATTCCCTGCAGCTTCACCTTCAAAACTACAATGCCCAGCAATGTCATGGTGAAATGGTACGAGTACTCCACTACAcagtaccctttagtgtttagCGAAGATAAAAATGCGGAAGTCACTGGAAAGTTCTGGAGAAAGACAGAACTCTTTGGATCGCAGAGTGAGGGCAGTTGCAGTTTGAATATTAACCCACTAATGACGGAGCATAACAGAGTGAGACTATATCCCTGGATGGATCCAAAACCAGTTAACACATTCCACAGGGAAAACTATGAGAACTGGGTTGAAGTCCAGGTAACAG ATCAAGCTGATAAACCCAAACTCAGCATTACTGGCATGCCCCGAGTGGGAGAGCAAATCACAGTGTCCTGCAGTGTCCTCCATTATTGTCAGCCCAGTCCTCCCACACTCGACATGGGAGAGGGTACACAGCATCTCACTACTGTAAACTCTGCAGTGCAGGATGCCTGGATGACCaccaaacaacacacctttaaaATTAAGGAAGATGACCAGACCGTAACATGTAAAGCTAAGTTCCCAGGCGGGAAGACGTCCGAAGCTCAGATCAGTCTCAATGCTCAGT GTGTTTGTGAGGATATACTGATTGAGCCAGAGGTGGCAGATGTCACAGAGGGGATCGCAAAGAACTTCACCTGCGAAGTTTTCCATTCCTGCAAGAGAGATTCTCCGACAATCAGCTGGAACTATGCAGACATGCCTGAGACTGTAGAGACTAAAGAGAAACGCGGGTCAGGCTGGATCACCtcttcaaatgttttatttttggctTCGATGGAAGATCATGGAAAGGAGCTCATCTGCACCGCAAAGTTTCTTAATGAGGAGACCACTATGTCTGTTGTTTTACAGGTTCAAA aGTATGTGCCCAAAATAGTGGATCCATATGAAAATGATA CTATGCACATTTATGAAGCCAATGTACAGCCTAGGATCAGTGCCTTGACCCGCTCTTGTGTGGTCATACCTTGCACTTTTAACACCGGTGAACACACTATTACCCGCCTCAGAGGCCTGTGGTACACCAGCACTGGGGAGTATGTGTTTCACCCTGGAAAGAGCAATGTCCTGGACAACTTTAAAGGACGCACAAAGTTGCTGGGGGAGATAGACGAACAGAACTGCACTTTAGAGATTGACGATGTCAAAGCTCATGATAATGGACCATTTTGTTTCCGCGCagaaaaagacaacaacaaGTACGGCTTTAACCACAGCTGTGTTTTCATCATCATGAAAG GATCTCCAAACAAGCCGGAGGTTTCGCCTCTTCCTGAAGAGATGGAGCCAGGAAAAAAATTCACTATAAGTTGCTCTGTCACCCACACCTGCCCCTCACACCCTCCAACTATAAAGTGGAGTATAcccacagccagagagaaagTGAGCCATGAGGAGTCCAGTGGAGGTCAGTGGAAAACAACCTCAGAAATTACATTTGTACCAACTGGCTACGAGAAAGAAGATGAAGACCTCATCTGTACAGCCACATTCTGGaaaggaaaacaacaagagAGAGCTATTTATCTACCTGTGACAC GGTACGAGGGGCTGAGAATGGAGACCATAGGACCCTACGTCCTCGCACCTCTGTTTTTATGTCTGCTTCTTTGTGCCGTAGCTGTAGCCGGAGCTGTAATTTACAGGAAAAGGGTTAGGCg AATGCCTTCAGATGGTGAAGAACCTGAACGGAA gaGATCATTATGGAGCCAAATTTCCAG gAGAACTGATGGGACTGCTAGCTGGATtacatcttttaaaaaaaa TGCACCGGAACGGCCTCCAAAACCTGAGAAAAg ACGCAGCATCTGGAGCCGCTTTTCCAG AAGGGGTCCAGACATAACGGAGCATAA TGCACCTCTAAGACCACCAAAACCTGATAAAAG GCGCAGTATTTGGAGCCGCTTTTcaag AAGGGGTCCAGACCTGTCAGTGGGGTATAA TGCAGCATCTGGAGCTGCAGATTTCTCAAAACCTTACATTCCATCACCCAAGAG GGGACAGAAATCCTATGGTAGATCAGCT GATTATGAGGCTGACTGCAACCTATACGGAAATACAAGATGA
- the LOC136705460 gene encoding uncharacterized protein isoform X2 yields the protein MCPKDRPSITWNDGELSGSTTLQTRGNKMEARSTLKFTAKASAHGQVITCKTKFKGNIQTERIVLKVKRLMFSRDWTFSMPKTIRGVRGSCVVIPCSFDFRSIMPSNVQVKWYEFSETQYPLVYDQSERNIIPKFRGKTSLAGSANQKNCSLKIQPLELQYNQKRLYPWMDPKSIDSYHRENYYDVTIALEVTDTADKPEVNIIGNEKVGQPITLSCSVIHTCPPAPPILKLSVSSENKRDTHLPLGDGKWKLTKEITWNIREEDVSATCTVSCSSGLSSVTEVRLNPLCSFEKPKISPTQDELMEGIEKIFTCTVHHTCQKKKPILTWNYQSMPTSVATQKISTTWNTVSTLKFKAAKDDHGKMLTCTAQLSEEDSSESVVLKVKRGMSSLDWTYSMPSKIKGLQGSCLIIPCSFTFKTTMPSNVMVKWYEYSTTQYPLVFSEDKNAEVTGKFWRKTELFGSQSEGSCSLNINPLMTEHNRVRLYPWMDPKPVNTFHRENYENWVEVQVTDQADKPKLSITGMPRVGEQITVSCSVLHYCQPSPPTLDMGEGTQHLTTVNSAVQDAWMTTKQHTFKIKEDDQTVTCKAKFPGGKTSEAQISLNAQCVCEDILIEPEVADVTEGIAKNFTCEVFHSCKRDSPTISWNYADMPETVETKEKRGSGWITSSNVLFLASMEDHGKELICTAKFLNEETTMSVVLQVQKYVPKIVDPYENDTMHIYEANVQPRISALTRSCVVIPCTFNTGEHTITRLRGLWYTSTGEYVFHPGKSNVLDNFKGRTKLLGEIDEQNCTLEIDDVKAHDNGPFCFRAEKDNNKYGFNHSCVFIIMKGSPNKPEVSPLPEEMEPGKKFTISCSVTHTCPSHPPTIKWSIPTAREKVSHEESSGGQWKTTSEITFVPTGYEKEDEDLICTATFWKGKQQERAIYLPVTRYEGLRMETIGPYVLAPLFLCLLLCAVAVAGAVIYRKRVRRMPSDGEEPERKRSLWSQISRRTDGTASWITSFKKNAPERPPKPEKRRSIWSRFSRRGPDITEHNAPLRPPKPDKRRSIWSRFSRRGPDLSVGYNIWSCRFLKTLHSITQEGTEILW from the exons ggttaatgttCTCCCGTGACTGGACCTTCTCCATGCCTAAGACAATCAGAGGGGTCCGTGGCTCATGTGTGGTCATTCCCTGCAGCTTTGACTTCAGAAGCATCATGCCCAGCAATGTCCAGGTGAAATGGTATGAATTCTCTGAAACACAGTATCCTTTAGTGTACGATCAATCAGAACGGAACATCATCCCCAAGTTCAGAGGGAAGACAAGCTTGGCAGGATCTGCAAATCAGAAAAACTGCAGCTTGAAGATCCAGCCTCTTGAACTGCAGTACAACCAGAAGAGGCTTTACCCCTGGATGGACCCAAAATCAATTGACAGCTATCACAGGGAAAATTACTATGATGTGACTATTGCCCTGGAGGTAACAG ATACTGCTGATAAGCCAGAGGTGAACATTATCGGTAATGAGAAAGTGGGACAGCCAATCACCTTGTCCTGCAGCGTGATACACACCTGTCCTCCGGCACCTCCAATACTAAAGCTGAGTGTCTCTAGTGAAAATAAACGTGATACACACTTACCCCTGGGTGATGGAAAATGGAAGTTAACCAAagaaattacttggaatatcCGGGAAGAAGATGTGTCCGCTACGTGCACTGTTAGTTGTTCAAGTGGACTGAGCTCTGTGACTGAAGTCAGGCTGAATCCCTTAT GTTCTTTTGAGAAACCTAAAATAAGCCCAACACAAGATGAACTCATGGAAGGAATAGAAAAGATCTTTACTTGTACAGTACACCACACGTGTCAAAAAAAGAAACCAATCCTCACCTGGAACTACCAAAGCATGCCAACCTCTGTTGCAACACAAAAGATCTCCACCACCTGGAATACAGTTTCTACATTAAAATTCAAAGCAGCCAAAGATGACCACGGGAAGATGTTGACCTGCACAGCTCAGCTTTCAGAGGAAGATTCTTCAgagtctgtggttttaaaagtGAAGA GAGGAATGTCTTCATTGGACTGGACATACTCAATGCCGAGTAAGATCAAAGGACTTCAGGGCTCCTGCCTGATCATTCCCTGCAGCTTCACCTTCAAAACTACAATGCCCAGCAATGTCATGGTGAAATGGTACGAGTACTCCACTACAcagtaccctttagtgtttagCGAAGATAAAAATGCGGAAGTCACTGGAAAGTTCTGGAGAAAGACAGAACTCTTTGGATCGCAGAGTGAGGGCAGTTGCAGTTTGAATATTAACCCACTAATGACGGAGCATAACAGAGTGAGACTATATCCCTGGATGGATCCAAAACCAGTTAACACATTCCACAGGGAAAACTATGAGAACTGGGTTGAAGTCCAGGTAACAG ATCAAGCTGATAAACCCAAACTCAGCATTACTGGCATGCCCCGAGTGGGAGAGCAAATCACAGTGTCCTGCAGTGTCCTCCATTATTGTCAGCCCAGTCCTCCCACACTCGACATGGGAGAGGGTACACAGCATCTCACTACTGTAAACTCTGCAGTGCAGGATGCCTGGATGACCaccaaacaacacacctttaaaATTAAGGAAGATGACCAGACCGTAACATGTAAAGCTAAGTTCCCAGGCGGGAAGACGTCCGAAGCTCAGATCAGTCTCAATGCTCAGT GTGTTTGTGAGGATATACTGATTGAGCCAGAGGTGGCAGATGTCACAGAGGGGATCGCAAAGAACTTCACCTGCGAAGTTTTCCATTCCTGCAAGAGAGATTCTCCGACAATCAGCTGGAACTATGCAGACATGCCTGAGACTGTAGAGACTAAAGAGAAACGCGGGTCAGGCTGGATCACCtcttcaaatgttttatttttggctTCGATGGAAGATCATGGAAAGGAGCTCATCTGCACCGCAAAGTTTCTTAATGAGGAGACCACTATGTCTGTTGTTTTACAGGTTCAAA aGTATGTGCCCAAAATAGTGGATCCATATGAAAATGATA CTATGCACATTTATGAAGCCAATGTACAGCCTAGGATCAGTGCCTTGACCCGCTCTTGTGTGGTCATACCTTGCACTTTTAACACCGGTGAACACACTATTACCCGCCTCAGAGGCCTGTGGTACACCAGCACTGGGGAGTATGTGTTTCACCCTGGAAAGAGCAATGTCCTGGACAACTTTAAAGGACGCACAAAGTTGCTGGGGGAGATAGACGAACAGAACTGCACTTTAGAGATTGACGATGTCAAAGCTCATGATAATGGACCATTTTGTTTCCGCGCagaaaaagacaacaacaaGTACGGCTTTAACCACAGCTGTGTTTTCATCATCATGAAAG GATCTCCAAACAAGCCGGAGGTTTCGCCTCTTCCTGAAGAGATGGAGCCAGGAAAAAAATTCACTATAAGTTGCTCTGTCACCCACACCTGCCCCTCACACCCTCCAACTATAAAGTGGAGTATAcccacagccagagagaaagTGAGCCATGAGGAGTCCAGTGGAGGTCAGTGGAAAACAACCTCAGAAATTACATTTGTACCAACTGGCTACGAGAAAGAAGATGAAGACCTCATCTGTACAGCCACATTCTGGaaaggaaaacaacaagagAGAGCTATTTATCTACCTGTGACAC GGTACGAGGGGCTGAGAATGGAGACCATAGGACCCTACGTCCTCGCACCTCTGTTTTTATGTCTGCTTCTTTGTGCCGTAGCTGTAGCCGGAGCTGTAATTTACAGGAAAAGGGTTAGGCg AATGCCTTCAGATGGTGAAGAACCTGAACGGAA gaGATCATTATGGAGCCAAATTTCCAG gAGAACTGATGGGACTGCTAGCTGGATtacatcttttaaaaaaaa TGCACCGGAACGGCCTCCAAAACCTGAGAAAAg ACGCAGCATCTGGAGCCGCTTTTCCAG AAGGGGTCCAGACATAACGGAGCATAA TGCACCTCTAAGACCACCAAAACCTGATAAAAG GCGCAGTATTTGGAGCCGCTTTTcaag AAGGGGTCCAGACCTGTCAGTGGGGTATAA CATCTGGAGCTGCAGATTTCTCAAAACCTTACATTCCATCACCCAAGAG GGGACAGAAATCCTATGGTAG